The following coding sequences lie in one Moritella viscosa genomic window:
- a CDS encoding putative acyl-CoA thiolase — protein MIPQAFIYDAIRTPRGLGKPSGALYEVKPVNLLADLLNHLQVLHGFDTDAVDDIVLGCVTPIGDQGADIAKTAALVAGWKDNVAGVSLNRFCASGLKSVNIAAMKIRSGWEHLVIAGGVESMSRVKMGSDGGAWSMDPETSLATDYMPQGIGADLIATLDGYRREDVDAFAVRSHQRATAAWQRNAFDKSVIPVCDRNGILLLDKDQLVRPDCSLATLAKLNPSFSRLGQTVFDSVAQRKYPQVGQIQHVHTPGNASGIVDGAALVLLGSAEAGVKWGLKPRARVVATAVVGADPTIMLTGPVPATQKALAVAGLTIDDIDLFEVNEAFAAVVMRFMSELNVSPDIVNVNGGSIAMGHPLGATGAIILGTLLDELEARDLKRGLVTLCVGGGMGIATIIERVKG, from the coding sequence ATGATCCCCCAAGCATTCATTTATGACGCTATTCGAACGCCGCGAGGTTTAGGTAAACCAAGTGGTGCTTTGTATGAAGTTAAGCCCGTTAACCTATTAGCTGATTTACTTAATCATTTACAGGTCCTGCATGGTTTTGATACTGACGCTGTGGATGACATCGTGTTAGGGTGCGTTACGCCTATTGGGGATCAAGGTGCTGACATTGCTAAAACAGCTGCATTAGTTGCAGGTTGGAAAGATAACGTTGCAGGGGTTAGCTTAAATAGATTTTGTGCATCAGGCCTAAAGTCAGTCAATATAGCTGCAATGAAAATACGCTCTGGTTGGGAGCACCTCGTCATTGCAGGCGGTGTTGAATCGATGTCGCGCGTAAAAATGGGCAGCGATGGTGGCGCTTGGTCGATGGATCCAGAAACAAGCCTAGCCACTGACTATATGCCACAGGGTATCGGTGCTGACTTAATTGCGACACTGGATGGTTATCGTCGTGAAGATGTTGATGCTTTTGCTGTTCGTTCCCATCAACGCGCCACTGCGGCTTGGCAACGTAACGCATTCGATAAATCAGTTATTCCTGTATGTGATCGTAATGGCATATTATTACTTGATAAAGATCAGCTTGTTCGTCCAGATTGTTCTCTCGCTACATTAGCAAAGCTAAACCCTTCTTTTAGTCGCCTTGGTCAAACTGTTTTTGATAGTGTTGCTCAACGTAAGTATCCACAAGTCGGACAAATTCAACATGTCCATACACCAGGCAATGCCTCTGGAATTGTTGATGGGGCAGCGCTGGTTTTACTCGGTAGCGCTGAAGCGGGCGTTAAATGGGGATTAAAACCAAGAGCAAGAGTTGTCGCTACTGCTGTGGTCGGCGCTGATCCCACAATCATGTTAACTGGGCCCGTACCCGCGACCCAAAAAGCATTAGCAGTGGCGGGATTAACCATAGATGATATTGATTTATTTGAGGTCAATGAAGCCTTTGCCGCCGTTGTTATGCGATTTATGAGTGAACTTAATGTCTCACCAGACATCGTCAATGTGAATGGTGGTTCTATTGCCATGGGTCATCCACTTGGGGCTACGGGGGCAATTATCTTAGGGACATTACTAGATGAGTTAGAAGCACGTGACTTGAAACGTGGCCTTGTAACCTTGTGTGTCGGTGGCGGTATGGGGATCGCAACAATTATTGAACGTGTAAAGGGGTAA
- a CDS encoding ankyrin-like protein, translating to MSLSANELSDNAEYNTLLPYFYAAARTGDDEVVNEFLNAGLPIDVKNNKGYTALMIATYNGKTSIVNTLIKRGANVCAKDHRGNTALMAAIFRAEFKIANTLMKSDCDTNQQNNAGQTAVMYATLFGRDELKNLLIARGADVELQDKSGNSAKTIQAY from the coding sequence ATGAGTTTAAGTGCTAATGAATTATCTGATAACGCTGAATATAACACGCTGCTACCGTATTTTTATGCTGCGGCGAGAACTGGTGATGATGAGGTTGTTAATGAATTCTTAAATGCAGGGTTACCAATTGATGTCAAAAATAATAAAGGTTATACGGCTTTAATGATCGCAACATATAACGGTAAAACATCTATTGTTAATACATTAATTAAACGAGGCGCAAATGTGTGCGCTAAGGATCACAGGGGGAATACTGCATTAATGGCTGCTATTTTTAGAGCCGAATTTAAAATTGCAAATACGCTGATGAAAAGTGATTGTGATACAAATCAACAAAATAACGCAGGACAGACTGCCGTTATGTATGCAACACTGTTTGGTCGTGATGAGTTAAAAAATCTACTTATCGCCCGTGGGGCTGATGTTGAGTTACAAGATAAGAGTGGAAACTCGGCAAAAACTATTCAAGCGTATTAA
- the katB gene encoding catalase codes for MNFNKKYLVIALSMSLAFNAAAVTLTRDNGAPVGDNQNSMTAGKNGSVLLEDVQLIQKLQRFARERIPERVVHARGTGAHGVFVATQDFSGITAAAPFADKGKETPVFVRFSSVMHSKGSPETLRDPRGFATKFYTDEGNWDLVGLNMPVFFIRDAIKFPDMVHSLKPSPVTNIQDPNRVFDFFSNEPGSTHMLTWLYSDNGTPASYRKMDGFGVHAYKMINESGEVNYVKFHWKSLQGIDNLDLDEVANVQSKDFQHLTRDLYDSIAEEQYPQWDLYIKVMNPSDLNNFQYNPLDVTKMWTNIPETKVGTMTLNRMPTNFFQETEQVAMSPANLIQGIEPSEDRLLQGRIFSYSDTQMYRLGANHQQLPINRPTVNVVNYNQDGAHNMGVTMSDVNYQPSSEGVVEDKKARHSTPSLTGHVQQLAIDKQSNFAQAGELYRSFTVQEQHNLIRNLSGDLGAVKNESVKYTMLSFFYKADTEYGTQLTKAVNGDLAKVIKMAMSL; via the coding sequence ATGAATTTTAATAAAAAGTATTTAGTGATTGCCTTAAGTATGAGCCTTGCCTTTAATGCAGCAGCGGTAACGCTTACTCGAGATAATGGTGCTCCTGTAGGTGACAACCAGAATTCAATGACGGCTGGGAAAAATGGCAGTGTTTTATTAGAAGATGTACAACTGATACAAAAGCTCCAACGTTTTGCGCGTGAGCGTATCCCTGAACGAGTTGTACACGCCCGCGGTACTGGTGCTCATGGTGTATTTGTTGCGACTCAGGACTTCAGTGGTATTACAGCAGCAGCACCGTTTGCAGATAAAGGTAAAGAAACGCCTGTGTTTGTGCGTTTTTCATCTGTTATGCACAGCAAAGGCAGTCCTGAGACATTGCGTGACCCTAGAGGTTTTGCAACTAAATTTTACACGGATGAGGGAAACTGGGATCTTGTTGGTCTTAACATGCCTGTATTCTTTATCAGGGATGCAATTAAATTTCCTGATATGGTCCACTCGTTAAAACCATCACCTGTTACTAATATTCAAGACCCAAATCGCGTTTTTGATTTCTTTTCAAACGAACCCGGCTCTACTCACATGTTAACTTGGCTTTACAGTGATAATGGTACACCAGCAAGTTACCGTAAAATGGATGGATTTGGTGTTCATGCATATAAGATGATTAACGAATCAGGTGAAGTTAATTATGTTAAGTTTCATTGGAAGAGTCTCCAAGGTATTGATAATTTAGATCTAGATGAAGTTGCTAATGTTCAATCGAAGGACTTTCAGCATTTAACACGAGACTTATATGACAGCATTGCGGAGGAACAATATCCACAGTGGGATCTTTACATTAAGGTGATGAACCCATCTGATCTGAATAATTTTCAATATAATCCGTTAGACGTAACTAAAATGTGGACGAATATTCCTGAAACGAAAGTTGGAACGATGACATTAAATAGAATGCCAACAAACTTTTTCCAAGAAACGGAACAAGTAGCAATGTCACCTGCAAACCTAATCCAAGGTATTGAACCGTCAGAAGATAGATTATTACAAGGACGCATATTTTCTTATTCTGATACGCAAATGTATCGCTTGGGTGCAAATCATCAGCAATTACCGATTAACAGACCTACTGTGAATGTGGTGAACTATAACCAAGATGGCGCACATAATATGGGCGTAACAATGTCGGATGTTAATTATCAGCCAAGTAGCGAAGGTGTTGTCGAAGATAAAAAAGCACGTCATTCAACGCCTTCGTTAACGGGTCATGTGCAGCAACTTGCTATAGATAAGCAATCGAATTTTGCCCAAGCTGGCGAACTTTACCGTAGTTTTACTGTACAGGAGCAGCATAACTTAATTCGAAACCTATCAGGAGATCTTGGTGCGGTTAAAAATGAGAGTGTGAAGTATACGATGCTCAGCTTTTTCTATAAAGCAGATACTGAATACGGCACACAATTAACAAAAGCGGTAAACGGTGATCTTGCTAAAGTTATAAAAATGGCGATGAGCTTATAA
- a CDS encoding putative helicase, with product MPLRDYQQAAVDAALAHFRKSDQPAVITLPTGAGKSHVLAELARLARHPVLILAHVKELVEQNHSKFEHDSFEAGIFAAGLGKKQDSFKTTFASVQSLSRNLDKFDGFFSLLIIDECHRVSLSEDSQYQKVINHLKKTNPKLKVLGLTATPYRLDKGWIYRKHYQGYVRTEDETPFESCIFELPLRYLVQKEFLTTPAVIDAPVARYQFDDLPQEYNEVQLDQFLAKSPRVTQAICKQLIELAANREGIMIFAASIKHAQEIFKLLPDEQAAIITGKTTIKERDELIRQFKAKEVKYLVNVSVLTTGFDAPHVDVIAILRRTDSVSLYQQIAGRGLRLAEGKTDCLIIDYAGNGFDLYQPEIGSTKPNSNSDLVQVPCPSCDFANLFWGITDADGDIIEHYGRRCQGLVELSNGSETQCNYRFKYKQCPQCNAENDIAARECQQCHVDLIDPDNQLKKALQLKDRKVLRCSGISALADGEKIKINYHDEDGDVVKETFYFSNNKQRQRFFSIFSRTVTGSPISATTAEQITAQIQSFVAPDFVIAKKEKYFWKIEHRIFDYKGNYRKANQQ from the coding sequence ATGCCTCTTCGCGATTACCAACAAGCAGCAGTAGATGCAGCTTTGGCTCACTTTAGAAAATCAGACCAACCCGCAGTTATCACCTTACCGACAGGCGCAGGAAAAAGTCACGTATTGGCCGAATTAGCACGTCTAGCGAGACATCCAGTACTGATCCTTGCCCATGTAAAAGAACTGGTAGAACAAAATCACAGTAAATTTGAACATGATAGTTTTGAAGCCGGTATCTTCGCGGCAGGTCTAGGTAAGAAACAAGACAGCTTCAAAACCACCTTTGCAAGTGTGCAGTCTTTAAGCCGTAATCTAGATAAGTTTGATGGCTTTTTCTCACTATTGATTATTGATGAGTGTCATCGTGTGAGTTTAAGTGAAGATAGCCAATACCAAAAAGTCATCAACCATTTAAAAAAGACTAATCCCAAGCTGAAAGTACTGGGCCTCACAGCGACACCTTATCGTTTAGATAAAGGCTGGATATACAGAAAACACTATCAAGGCTATGTAAGGACAGAAGACGAGACACCCTTTGAAAGTTGCATATTCGAACTGCCTTTACGCTATCTTGTGCAAAAAGAATTCTTAACCACCCCCGCAGTGATTGATGCGCCAGTTGCGCGTTATCAGTTTGACGACTTACCACAGGAATATAACGAAGTTCAATTAGATCAATTTTTAGCTAAAAGCCCGCGCGTAACACAAGCTATCTGTAAGCAATTGATCGAACTTGCCGCCAATCGTGAAGGCATCATGATCTTTGCCGCTAGTATTAAACATGCTCAAGAAATATTTAAGCTATTACCAGACGAACAAGCCGCTATTATCACAGGTAAAACCACCATTAAAGAACGTGATGAACTGATCCGCCAATTCAAAGCCAAAGAAGTAAAATATCTCGTCAATGTATCCGTATTAACCACAGGCTTTGATGCCCCACATGTCGATGTTATTGCCATTTTACGCCGTACGGACTCGGTAAGCTTATATCAACAAATCGCAGGTCGAGGGCTACGCCTTGCGGAAGGAAAAACAGACTGTTTAATCATTGACTACGCCGGTAATGGATTTGATTTATATCAGCCAGAGATAGGGTCAACCAAACCAAACAGTAATAGCGACCTGGTACAAGTACCTTGCCCTAGCTGTGATTTTGCCAACTTGTTTTGGGGAATAACGGATGCGGACGGTGATATCATTGAGCATTATGGTCGACGTTGCCAAGGGTTAGTTGAGCTCAGTAATGGCAGTGAAACACAATGCAATTACCGTTTTAAATACAAGCAATGCCCACAATGTAATGCTGAAAATGATATTGCTGCTCGCGAGTGCCAACAATGTCATGTCGATTTGATCGACCCTGATAATCAATTGAAAAAAGCGCTGCAACTTAAAGACCGTAAAGTGTTACGCTGTTCAGGTATTTCAGCGCTAGCTGATGGCGAAAAAATTAAAATAAATTACCATGATGAAGATGGTGATGTTGTCAAAGAGACCTTCTATTTCAGTAATAACAAACAACGTCAACGATTTTTCAGTATTTTTTCTAGAACCGTCACAGGGTCACCGATTAGCGCGACCACTGCCGAGCAAATAACAGCCCAAATTCAAAGCTTTGTCGCGCCAGACTTTGTCATTGCAAAAAAAGAAAAATACTTCTGGAAAATTGAACATCGTATATTTGACTATAAAGGGAATTACCGAAAAGCCAATCAGCAATAA